The following are from one region of the Candidatus Methylomirabilota bacterium genome:
- a CDS encoding proton-conducting transporter membrane subunit — protein sequence MAALAYVLAAGGGLAAALLGLAGMAGATFTVAAPALLPLGGLELTLDPLGGFFLALIGGAAIPASLYAVGYGGGERRGLLAYNVFVASMCAVPLAANALTFLLAWELMSLASYVLVAQSGDREAVSAAWVYAVMTQAGLACLLAGMLLLGVWTDSFRFADWSATASTLPPAGAGLAFALLGLGFGAKAGVIPLHVWLPLAHPAAPSHVSALMSGVMIKLGIYGLMRISLDWLGDGQAWWGIAVMLAGVISAVAGVLYALVEHDLKRLLAFHSIENIGIILIGLGAGMLFHLASLPALALLGFAAALYHTLNHAAFKALLFLGAGAVLHATGTRNMEEMGGLIKRMPWTAAAFLVGSAAIAALPPLNGFVSEWLTFQALLQNLRIDRAEQNLVFALGIAGLALTSGLAMACFVKAFGITFLALPRSEAAARAHEASWPMRAGMGLLALACVGLGLAPTLVVPALVRVGADVMRVPDPANLGGWLTLNISGEFASLSTVAVGAALLAALALPAVLLAAAGVGRRRRLYETWGCGRLVQTARMEYTATAFANPFKRIFDFFYRPVAQLDIEAHPESRFFVTRIEYANPTHSVFDRWLYRPALGVLHRTARRARLLQSGSANLYLIYILAALLALLVLA from the coding sequence ATGGCGGCGCTCGCCTATGTCCTCGCCGCCGGCGGCGGGCTGGCGGCGGCGCTGCTGGGCCTGGCCGGTATGGCGGGCGCGACGTTCACCGTGGCCGCGCCCGCGCTCTTGCCGCTGGGAGGCCTCGAGCTCACGCTGGACCCGCTCGGCGGCTTCTTCCTGGCGCTGATCGGCGGCGCCGCCATCCCGGCCTCCCTCTACGCCGTCGGCTATGGCGGGGGCGAGCGGCGTGGCCTCCTGGCCTACAACGTGTTCGTGGCGTCCATGTGCGCCGTGCCGTTGGCGGCCAACGCCCTCACCTTCCTGCTGGCCTGGGAACTCATGTCGCTCGCCTCCTACGTGCTGGTCGCGCAGTCGGGCGATCGCGAGGCCGTCAGCGCCGCGTGGGTCTACGCCGTGATGACGCAGGCCGGGCTGGCCTGCCTGCTGGCCGGGATGCTGCTGCTGGGCGTCTGGACGGACAGCTTCCGGTTCGCGGACTGGTCGGCGACGGCGTCCACCCTGCCGCCCGCCGGCGCCGGCCTGGCGTTTGCGCTGCTCGGGCTCGGCTTCGGCGCCAAGGCCGGGGTGATTCCGCTCCACGTCTGGCTGCCGCTGGCCCATCCGGCCGCGCCCAGCCACGTCTCGGCGCTCATGTCCGGGGTGATGATCAAGCTCGGGATCTACGGCCTCATGCGGATCAGCCTGGACTGGCTCGGGGACGGCCAGGCCTGGTGGGGGATCGCCGTCATGCTGGCCGGCGTGATCTCGGCGGTGGCCGGAGTGCTCTACGCCCTCGTGGAGCACGACCTCAAGCGGCTGCTGGCCTTCCACAGCATCGAGAACATCGGCATCATCCTCATCGGCCTGGGCGCCGGCATGCTCTTCCACCTGGCCAGCCTGCCCGCGCTCGCGCTGCTGGGCTTCGCCGCAGCGCTGTACCACACGCTCAACCACGCTGCGTTCAAGGCGCTGCTCTTTCTCGGGGCGGGTGCGGTCCTGCACGCCACGGGGACGCGGAACATGGAAGAGATGGGAGGGCTCATCAAGCGGATGCCGTGGACGGCGGCGGCGTTCCTGGTGGGCTCGGCCGCCATCGCCGCGCTGCCGCCGCTCAACGGCTTCGTCAGCGAGTGGCTCACGTTCCAGGCCCTGCTGCAGAACCTCAGGATCGACCGTGCCGAGCAGAATCTGGTGTTCGCCCTGGGCATCGCCGGCCTGGCGCTCACCAGCGGTCTGGCCATGGCCTGTTTCGTGAAGGCCTTCGGCATCACGTTCCTGGCCCTGCCCCGCAGCGAGGCCGCCGCCCGCGCCCACGAGGCGTCCTGGCCCATGCGCGCGGGCATGGGGCTGCTCGCTCTGGCCTGCGTCGGCCTGGGGTTGGCGCCCACCCTGGTGGTGCCGGCCCTGGTCCGCGTCGGCGCCGACGTCATGCGCGTGCCGGACCCGGCCAACCTCGGTGGCTGGCTCACGCTCAACATCTCCGGCGAGTTCGCGAGCCTGTCGACGGTGGCGGTGGGGGCCGCACTGCTGGCCGCCCTGGCCCTGCCCGCCGTGCTCCTCGCCGCCGCCGGCGTCGGCCGCCGGCGGCGGCTCTACGAGACGTGGGGCTGTGGCCGCCTGGTGCAGACCGCGCGCATGGAGTACACCGCCACCGCCTTCGCCAATCCCTTCAAGCGCATCTTCGACTTCTTCTATCGCCCGGTCGCCCAGCTCGACATCGAGGCGCATCCGGAATCGCGGTTTTTCGTCACCCGGATCGAGTACGCCAACCCCACGCACTCGGTCTTCGACCGGTGGCTCTACCGTCCCGCGCTGGGCGTGCTCCACCGCACCGCGCGCCGCGCCCGGCTCCTCCAATCCGGCAGCGCCAATCTCTACCTCATCTATATCCTGGCCGCGCTGCTGGCCCTGCTGGTGCTCGCGTGA
- a CDS encoding flavin reductase family protein, whose protein sequence is MIGPDEFRRVLGHFATGVTIVTTCDAEARPSGLTVSAFASLSLDPPLVLVCVDHKSQTFPALRDTGRFAVNVLTTDQEALSRRFASTRLDKFDAAAYRISDMGLPLLTAALAHIECVTASTHVEGDHTIFVGRVERAATNDGEPLLYFRGRYNRLSDKPA, encoded by the coding sequence GTGATCGGTCCCGACGAGTTCCGCCGCGTCCTGGGCCACTTCGCGACCGGCGTCACCATCGTGACCACCTGTGATGCCGAGGCCCGCCCCTCCGGCCTGACCGTCAGCGCCTTCGCGTCCCTGTCGCTCGATCCGCCGCTGGTGCTCGTGTGCGTCGATCACAAGTCTCAGACCTTTCCGGCTCTGCGCGACACGGGCCGCTTCGCCGTCAACGTCCTCACCACCGACCAGGAGGCGCTTTCCCGGCGGTTCGCCTCCACGCGCCTGGACAAGTTCGATGCCGCGGCCTATCGGATCAGCGACATGGGGCTGCCGCTGCTCACCGCCGCGCTGGCTCACATCGAGTGCGTGACCGCGTCCACCCACGTGGAAGGCGACCACACGATCTTCGTCGGCCGCGTCGAGCGGGCCGCCACGAATGACGGTGAGCCGCTGCTCTACTTCCGTGGCCGGTACAACCGCCTCAGCGACAAGCCGGCGTGA
- a CDS encoding metalloregulator ArsR/SmtB family transcription factor, whose product MSRAAPTDLQRFKADFFKALAHPLRIRLLELLRAREHSVQELQAALGLDQSTVSQQLAVLRAKNVVGARKERTTVRYAVRDPLVGDLLDVARRIFNNQLTGTRTLLRELQREARRPARR is encoded by the coding sequence GTGTCCCGGGCCGCCCCCACTGACCTCCAGCGCTTCAAGGCCGACTTCTTCAAGGCCCTGGCCCATCCCCTCCGGATCCGTCTCCTCGAGCTGCTGCGAGCGCGGGAGCACAGCGTCCAGGAATTGCAGGCGGCCCTCGGACTCGACCAGTCCACCGTCTCCCAGCAGCTCGCCGTGCTCCGCGCCAAGAACGTCGTCGGCGCGCGCAAGGAGCGCACGACGGTCCGCTACGCGGTGCGCGACCCCCTGGTCGGCGATCTCCTCGACGTGGCCCGGCGCATCTTCAACAACCAGTTGACGGGCACCCGGACCCTCCTCCGCGAGCTCCAGCGCGAGGCGCGCCGGCCGGCGCGGCGGTGA
- a CDS encoding NADH-quinone oxidoreductase subunit H has protein sequence MADVMAALAQLAVVGLGGPLLVGLLRAFKARLAGRRGPRPWQPCADLVKLLGKEPVVSTTTSWIFRFTPYVLVATMLVAALVVPVLVSRPLLAFAGNIILLMYLFMLGTFFLALAGLDAGSAFGGMGSSREVAVAALAEPTIVIAVFALALRADTINLGGVVERFAGDPLLVANPGHLLAFAAFFVVMIAETGRLPVDNPATHLELTMIHEAMVLEYSGHYLALVEWAASMKLFVFLALLANLFLPWGVSAEVAPGPVALAVLALGAKLLVLAAALALVETSVAKLRLFRVPELLAGSFALALLSVTAVFLLR, from the coding sequence ATGGCCGACGTGATGGCCGCGCTGGCCCAGCTGGCCGTCGTCGGCCTGGGCGGCCCGCTCCTCGTGGGCCTGCTCCGCGCGTTCAAAGCCCGGCTGGCCGGCCGGCGGGGGCCCCGCCCGTGGCAGCCCTGCGCCGACCTCGTGAAGCTCCTGGGCAAGGAGCCGGTCGTCTCCACCACTACCTCCTGGATCTTCCGCTTCACGCCCTACGTGCTGGTGGCCACGATGCTCGTCGCCGCCCTCGTGGTGCCGGTGCTCGTGAGCCGCCCCCTGCTCGCGTTCGCCGGCAACATCATCCTGCTGATGTACCTGTTCATGCTCGGCACGTTCTTCCTCGCGCTGGCCGGCCTGGACGCCGGCAGCGCCTTCGGCGGCATGGGCTCGAGTCGGGAAGTCGCGGTGGCCGCTCTGGCCGAGCCGACCATCGTGATCGCCGTGTTCGCCCTGGCACTGCGGGCCGACACCATCAACCTGGGCGGCGTCGTCGAGCGCTTCGCCGGCGATCCCCTCCTGGTCGCCAACCCCGGCCACCTGCTGGCCTTCGCCGCCTTCTTCGTGGTCATGATCGCGGAGACGGGCCGCCTGCCGGTCGACAACCCCGCCACGCACCTGGAATTGACGATGATCCACGAGGCCATGGTGCTCGAGTATTCCGGCCACTATCTGGCGCTGGTGGAGTGGGCCGCGAGCATGAAGCTGTTTGTCTTCCTCGCGTTGCTGGCCAACCTCTTCCTGCCCTGGGGCGTCTCCGCCGAAGTGGCGCCGGGGCCGGTGGCGCTGGCGGTTCTGGCGCTGGGCGCGAAGCTGCTCGTCCTCGCCGCGGCTCTGGCCCTGGTCGAGACCTCGGTGGCCAAGCTCCGGCTCTTCCGGGTGCCGGAGCTGCTGGCGGGATCGTTCGCGCTGGCGCTGCTCTCGGTCACCGCGGTGTTCCTGCTGCGATGA
- a CDS encoding DegT/DnrJ/EryC1/StrS family aminotransferase: protein MIPLSRPPVDDEIKHAVLAAIDSRRYILGPQCQALEAELAGHASVRHAVLTSSGTAALWLSLRALGVKAGDEVLVPAHTAFPTVEAICVAEATPVFVDVDRWYTYDVEDAVAKITPRTVGLVPVHLYGEPADMAAVQDLAARFGLWILEDCAQAHGAAWDGRPVGSFGRAAVLSFYPSKNLPALGDGGAVLTSDDELAARCRRLRDHGRLGKDLHDEIGFNLRFGELPAAALRVLLRRLPAMNARRRALAARYARGLADLPLVLPEERPRAGHVYHLYVVRTPDRDALAAFLEGRGIETGIHYPVPAHRQPALERLDPPALPWTERLAQEVLSLPISAQHTEAEIDAVVAAVREFFETRRAG, encoded by the coding sequence GTGATCCCGCTGTCGCGCCCGCCGGTGGACGACGAGATCAAGCACGCGGTACTGGCCGCCATCGACTCGCGGCGGTACATCCTCGGCCCGCAGTGCCAGGCCCTGGAGGCCGAGCTGGCCGGTCACGCCAGCGTCAGGCACGCCGTCCTCACCAGCTCGGGCACGGCCGCCCTGTGGCTCTCGCTGCGTGCGCTGGGCGTCAAGGCAGGCGACGAGGTGCTGGTGCCCGCGCACACGGCCTTTCCCACCGTCGAGGCCATCTGCGTGGCCGAAGCGACGCCCGTCTTCGTCGACGTGGATCGCTGGTACACGTACGACGTCGAGGATGCCGTCGCCAAGATCACGCCCCGCACGGTGGGGCTCGTGCCCGTGCATCTCTACGGGGAGCCGGCGGACATGGCAGCCGTCCAGGACCTGGCCGCGCGGTTCGGGCTGTGGATTCTCGAGGACTGTGCCCAGGCGCACGGCGCGGCATGGGACGGCCGCCCCGTGGGCAGCTTCGGGCGGGCCGCCGTCCTGTCGTTCTATCCCTCGAAGAACCTGCCGGCGCTCGGCGACGGCGGCGCCGTGCTGACCTCGGACGACGAGCTGGCCGCCCGCTGCCGACGGCTGCGCGACCACGGGCGGCTGGGCAAGGACCTGCACGATGAGATCGGCTTCAACCTGCGCTTCGGCGAGCTGCCGGCGGCCGCGCTTCGGGTCCTGCTGCGCCGGCTCCCGGCAATGAACGCGCGCCGCCGGGCCCTGGCCGCCCGGTACGCGCGCGGGCTGGCCGACCTGCCCCTGGTCTTGCCCGAGGAGCGGCCGCGGGCCGGCCACGTCTATCATCTCTACGTGGTGAGGACGCCTGACCGGGACGCGCTGGCCGCGTTCCTCGAGGGCCGCGGGATCGAGACCGGCATTCACTACCCGGTGCCGGCCCACCGCCAGCCCGCGCTGGAGCGCCTGGACCCCCCGGCCCTGCCGTGGACCGAGCGCCTGGCCCAGGAGGTTCTCAGCTTGCCGATCTCGGCGCAGCACACGGAGGCGGAGATCGACGCGGTGGTGGCGGCGGTGCGGGAGTTCTTCGAGACACGCCGCGCGGGGTGA
- a CDS encoding NADH-quinone oxidoreductase subunit B family protein translates to MLRQLRAALRAGIVTEPAAPDESLSLEALGTRLAGEIRRRFGRSLHIRQVDAGSCNGCELEIGGLTGPHYDLERFGLHFVASPRHADCLLVTGPVTLNMAEALRRTYEATPDPKIVIAVGDCGRDAGIFRGSYAVVGGVGDVIPVHAVIPGCPPSPRTLLAGLLAIIGQAR, encoded by the coding sequence ATGCTCCGTCAGCTCCGCGCTGCCCTGCGCGCCGGCATCGTCACCGAGCCCGCCGCCCCCGACGAGTCGCTCTCGCTGGAGGCGCTGGGCACGCGGCTGGCCGGGGAGATCCGCCGGCGGTTCGGGCGCTCGCTCCACATCCGGCAGGTGGATGCCGGCTCCTGTAACGGCTGCGAGCTCGAGATCGGGGGCCTCACCGGACCTCACTACGACCTCGAGCGCTTCGGCTTGCACTTCGTGGCCTCCCCCCGGCATGCCGACTGCCTGCTGGTGACGGGGCCGGTGACGCTCAACATGGCCGAGGCGCTGCGGCGCACGTACGAGGCCACGCCGGATCCGAAGATCGTGATTGCCGTGGGCGATTGCGGGCGCGATGCCGGCATCTTCCGCGGCTCCTACGCCGTGGTCGGGGGCGTCGGGGATGTCATCCCCGTCCACGCGGTGATCCCCGGCTGCCCGCCCTCGCCGCGGACGCTCCTGGCCGGATTGCTCGCGATCATCGGGCAGGCCCGCTGA
- a CDS encoding ABC transporter ATP-binding protein, producing the protein MKLPVSPYRRLLPYIRPHLPWLIVGSVLAIVVAAMEGVVAWLVKPAMDEIFIKRDLLMLKLIPLALVAAYVVKAGARYAQAYLMASVGERVVAALRHDLYTHIQGMPLAFFADLHSGDLMSRILGDVGRLARVSSGALVLVVRQVATIVALLVVMFLREWLLTLAALVAFPLIALMVKRIGERLYNINRRAQERIAQLAVMLHESFAGTKIVKAFGREAHERRRFDQLNDRLLTLSLKNVRADEATEPLMEVAAALGIVAAMLYGGYRVIHGDMTPGTFFSFTAAVIMLYGPVRRLARALNTIQQTAGSVERVFEIIDRPPALSDKPGAVVLKGFEREIVFDRVDFRYPGAEDFTLKDIALTVRKGEAVAFVGMSGAGKSTLMDLLPRFHDVTAGRILMDGHDVRDITQASLRDQIGIVTQETFLFSDSVYYNIAYGRLDATADEVVAAARLAQAHDFIEACPEGYQTLVGERGVRLSGGQRQRIAIARAFLKNPPILILDEATSDLDAESEFMVQQALAELMRGRTVLVIAHRLATVRSADRIVVVHEGRIAEAGRHDELLARDGLYRRLYALQMEGVPG; encoded by the coding sequence GTGAAGTTGCCGGTCAGCCCGTACCGACGGCTCCTGCCCTACATCCGGCCGCACCTGCCGTGGCTCATCGTGGGCAGCGTGCTGGCCATCGTGGTGGCCGCCATGGAGGGCGTGGTGGCCTGGCTCGTCAAGCCCGCGATGGACGAGATCTTCATCAAGCGCGACCTCCTGATGCTGAAGCTCATTCCCCTGGCCCTGGTGGCCGCCTACGTCGTCAAGGCCGGCGCCCGCTACGCGCAGGCCTATCTCATGGCCTCGGTGGGCGAGCGCGTGGTGGCCGCCCTGCGCCACGACCTCTACACGCACATCCAGGGCATGCCGCTGGCCTTCTTCGCCGACCTGCACTCCGGCGACCTCATGTCACGCATCCTGGGCGACGTGGGCCGGCTGGCCCGCGTGTCCTCGGGCGCCCTGGTGCTCGTGGTCCGGCAGGTGGCGACGATCGTGGCGCTGCTCGTGGTGATGTTCCTGCGCGAGTGGCTGCTGACGCTGGCCGCTCTCGTCGCCTTCCCGCTGATCGCCCTCATGGTGAAGCGCATCGGCGAGCGGCTGTACAACATCAACCGGCGCGCCCAGGAGCGCATCGCCCAGCTGGCCGTCATGCTCCACGAATCCTTCGCGGGGACGAAGATCGTCAAAGCCTTCGGGCGGGAGGCCCACGAGCGCCGACGCTTCGACCAGCTCAACGACCGGCTGCTCACCCTGTCCCTCAAGAATGTCCGGGCCGACGAGGCGACCGAGCCGCTCATGGAGGTGGCCGCCGCCCTGGGCATCGTGGCCGCCATGCTGTACGGCGGCTACCGGGTGATCCACGGCGACATGACTCCCGGGACGTTCTTTTCCTTCACGGCCGCCGTCATCATGCTCTACGGCCCGGTCCGGCGCCTGGCCCGGGCCCTGAACACCATTCAGCAGACGGCCGGTTCGGTGGAGCGGGTGTTCGAGATCATCGACCGCCCGCCGGCGCTCAGCGACAAGCCGGGCGCCGTCGTGCTGAAGGGCTTCGAGCGCGAGATCGTGTTCGACCGGGTCGACTTCCGGTATCCCGGGGCCGAGGACTTCACGCTCAAGGACATCGCCCTCACGGTGCGCAAGGGTGAGGCGGTCGCCTTCGTGGGGATGAGCGGCGCCGGGAAATCCACGCTGATGGACCTGCTGCCCCGCTTCCACGACGTGACGGCCGGGCGCATCCTCATGGACGGCCACGATGTCCGGGACATCACCCAGGCCTCGCTGCGCGACCAGATCGGCATCGTCACCCAGGAGACGTTCCTGTTCAGCGATTCTGTCTACTACAACATCGCCTACGGGCGGCTGGACGCGACGGCCGACGAGGTGGTGGCCGCCGCCCGCCTGGCCCAGGCCCACGACTTCATCGAGGCCTGCCCCGAGGGCTATCAGACCCTGGTCGGCGAGCGCGGCGTCCGGCTCAGCGGCGGGCAGCGCCAGCGGATCGCCATCGCCCGGGCCTTCCTCAAGAACCCGCCCATCCTCATCCTCGACGAGGCCACCTCGGACCTCGACGCCGAAAGCGAGTTCATGGTCCAGCAAGCCCTCGCCGAGCTCATGCGGGGTCGGACCGTCCTCGTCATCGCCCACCGGCTGGCCACCGTCCGCAGCGCCGACCGCATCGTCGTCGTGCACGAGGGCCGGATCGCCGAGGCCGGCCGCCACGACGAGCTCCTGGCCCGCGACGGCCTCTACCGCCGGCTCTACGCCCTGCAGATGGAGGGGGTGCCCGGCTAG
- a CDS encoding Mrp/NBP35 family ATP-binding protein — protein MVSEQAVLDALRSVRDPAGQSDIVTQGLVKDLHIHDSEVTFTLALTSHPPAAKASLHSMASRVVGQIPGVTRVQVKLGSAPAARAAAAAPAAAAPPASRPADMIPEVQHTIAVSSGKGGVGKSTVAVNLAVALRLGGAHVGIVDSDVYGPDVPLMLGSRDQPGMLANKILPVEAHGLKLMSLGLLVGEREAVVWRGPMIHSFIQQMLKDVAWGALDYLVFDMPPGTGDAQLSLSQVIPLSGVVMVTTPQDVALLDVRKAVAMFQRLNVPILGIVENMSAFVCPHCGERTDVFGSAGGQRLSQEYGVPLLAQLPLDPETRAGGDEGLPITLRRPQSPQAAAFRNLAAAVARRLDELAPLRTLPRIG, from the coding sequence ATGGTCAGCGAGCAAGCCGTCCTCGACGCGCTCCGTAGCGTCAGAGACCCGGCCGGGCAGTCCGACATCGTCACGCAGGGGCTGGTCAAGGATCTGCACATCCACGATTCCGAGGTCACGTTCACGCTGGCTCTGACCAGCCACCCGCCGGCCGCCAAGGCCTCCCTGCACAGCATGGCCTCCCGCGTGGTCGGCCAGATCCCCGGCGTGACACGCGTCCAGGTCAAGCTCGGCAGCGCCCCGGCGGCGCGAGCGGCGGCGGCCGCGCCGGCGGCGGCAGCGCCGCCAGCGAGCCGACCCGCCGACATGATTCCCGAGGTCCAGCACACCATCGCGGTGTCGTCGGGCAAGGGCGGTGTGGGCAAGTCCACGGTGGCCGTCAATCTGGCGGTGGCCCTGCGGCTCGGCGGCGCGCACGTGGGCATCGTGGACAGCGACGTCTACGGCCCCGACGTCCCGCTCATGCTGGGCAGCCGCGACCAGCCCGGAATGCTCGCCAACAAGATCCTCCCCGTGGAAGCCCACGGCCTGAAGCTCATGTCGCTGGGGCTGCTCGTCGGCGAGCGGGAGGCGGTGGTCTGGCGCGGGCCGATGATCCACTCGTTCATCCAGCAGATGCTCAAAGACGTGGCCTGGGGCGCGCTCGATTACCTGGTCTTCGACATGCCGCCCGGCACGGGCGACGCCCAGCTCTCGCTGTCCCAGGTCATTCCGCTGAGCGGCGTGGTGATGGTGACCACGCCGCAAGACGTCGCGCTGCTGGATGTGCGCAAGGCGGTGGCGATGTTCCAGCGTCTCAACGTGCCGATCCTCGGCATCGTCGAGAACATGAGCGCCTTCGTGTGCCCGCACTGCGGTGAGCGCACCGACGTCTTCGGCAGCGCCGGCGGCCAGCGGCTGTCCCAGGAGTACGGCGTGCCGCTGCTGGCCCAGCTCCCGCTCGATCCGGAGACGCGGGCCGGCGGCGACGAGGGACTGCCCATCACGCTGCGCCGTCCGCAGTCGCCCCAGGCCGCCGCCTTCCGCAATCTCGCCGCGGCCGTCGCCCGACGTCTCGACGAGCTGGCGCCGTTGCGGACGCTGCCCCGGATCGGCTGA
- a CDS encoding proton-conducting transporter membrane subunit, whose protein sequence is MSLLLLLAAPLAGAAVLTRAVGGVARAVNALTAAVTLAAAAAVVAAVARQGSVTALDGLLRADALSAWMAGLVGLIAALAALEAPRQVPPDEGRRFYPLLHLFTFTMLLAVTTDDVGLMWVAVEGTTLASVFLVNFERSRSSLEASYKYLLICSVGVAIAFAGTVLVYFADVQQFGDQAYALRWTTLLRLAPGLPAPVIQLAFVFLLVGYGTKAGLAPMHTWLPDAHSEAPAPVSALMSGVLLSVGLYAVLRFKAVVDLAAGPDFAGRLLVALGLASLGVAAAFLWAPRNYKRMLAYSSVEHVGVVCLGLGFGGPLGVAGAVLHIGNHALAKSVLFLLSGRIRAAYGTAEIPAVSGLLRAMPVTGRGFLVAMLALMGLPPFGLFVSEVMIFAAGFQAGYAPAAALGLALLVVAFSGLLRAAHRMLYGPVTGQVSENPHWASALPLGVALLMLVVTGLAWPPGLAGALGQIVSLLAP, encoded by the coding sequence ATGAGCCTGCTCCTGCTGCTGGCCGCTCCTCTCGCCGGGGCCGCCGTGCTGACGCGCGCGGTCGGCGGCGTTGCCCGCGCCGTGAACGCGCTCACCGCGGCGGTCACGCTGGCCGCCGCCGCAGCCGTCGTCGCCGCGGTGGCGCGACAGGGCAGCGTGACGGCGCTCGACGGCTTGCTCCGCGCCGATGCCCTGTCGGCGTGGATGGCGGGGCTGGTGGGGCTGATCGCGGCCCTGGCCGCGCTGGAGGCGCCCCGTCAGGTGCCGCCGGACGAAGGCCGGCGCTTTTACCCGCTGCTCCACCTCTTCACCTTCACCATGCTGCTGGCCGTGACCACCGACGACGTCGGGCTCATGTGGGTGGCTGTCGAAGGCACCACCCTGGCCTCCGTGTTCCTGGTGAACTTCGAGCGGTCCCGGTCTTCGCTGGAGGCGTCGTACAAGTACCTGCTCATCTGCTCCGTCGGCGTGGCCATCGCGTTCGCCGGCACCGTGCTCGTGTACTTCGCCGACGTCCAGCAGTTCGGCGACCAGGCCTACGCGCTGCGATGGACGACCCTGCTACGGCTGGCCCCGGGACTGCCGGCTCCGGTGATCCAGCTGGCCTTCGTGTTCCTCCTCGTCGGCTACGGCACCAAGGCCGGCCTGGCGCCCATGCACACCTGGCTGCCCGACGCCCACAGCGAAGCGCCGGCCCCGGTGAGCGCGTTGATGTCCGGCGTGCTCCTGAGCGTTGGCCTCTACGCGGTGTTGCGGTTCAAGGCGGTGGTCGATCTGGCGGCGGGCCCGGACTTCGCCGGCCGCCTGCTGGTGGCGCTGGGCCTGGCCTCGCTGGGCGTGGCGGCGGCGTTTCTCTGGGCCCCCCGCAACTACAAGCGCATGCTCGCCTACTCCAGCGTGGAGCACGTGGGAGTGGTCTGTCTCGGGCTGGGCTTCGGCGGGCCCCTGGGCGTGGCCGGAGCCGTCCTGCACATCGGCAATCACGCCCTGGCCAAGTCGGTGCTGTTCCTGCTGTCGGGTCGCATCCGCGCCGCCTATGGCACCGCCGAGATCCCGGCGGTGAGCGGCCTGCTCCGGGCCATGCCGGTCACGGGACGCGGCTTCCTGGTCGCCATGCTGGCCCTCATGGGCCTGCCACCCTTCGGCCTGTTCGTGAGCGAGGTGATGATCTTCGCCGCGGGCTTTCAGGCAGGGTACGCGCCGGCGGCTGCGCTCGGCCTGGCCCTGCTCGTCGTGGCCTTCTCCGGGCTCCTGCGCGCCGCCCATCGCATGCTCTACGGCCCGGTCACCGGCCAGGTCTCGGAGAACCCTCACTGGGCATCCGCGCTGCCCCTCGGCGTCGCGCTGCTCATGCTGGTCGTCACCGGACTGGCGTGGCCTCCGGGCCTGGCCGGAGCGCTCGGGCAGATCGTGAGCCTGCTGGCGCCATGA